AGCGTCAACACCGTCCGTTCCACGAGACTCCGTCTCATCACACTGCCTCCTCTGGTCGCGAACGGTGAGGATAGCAGCCTGCTCGCCCGGTTCCCCGCGACTCGGGCTCGAAACAGCTGGCGCTAACATGGGTGTCCGTTGACCGGTTCCGAATGCCACCGCCGGCCGCCGAGGCTGCTGGTCGCTACCGCCGCAATGGCGCTCACGGCCGCGTCCCACTTCGCGGGTCCAACAGGGGCCAACGCGCAGGACGGTCAGCCGCAGCAGGGGCAGATTCGAGAGGACATCGTGCTCCGCGAGTCGATCGACGTCCGGCTGATCAGTCTCGACGCCGTCGTCACCGACTCCTCCGACCGGCCGGTCACCGGCCTGACCAAGGACGACTTCGAACTCAAGGTCCAGGACGAACCCGTCGAGATACTGAGCGTGGCCGCAGGAGAGGACCTCCGCACCACCGTCACCGGACGCCTGACCATTCTCCTGTTCATCGACGAGCGCCACCTGCAGCGGAAGCACCGCGACGCGGCCCTGGCCGAAATCGCGGGAGCCCTCGACGAGGAGATTGCAGCCAACCCGACCTGGGTGGCGGCCGCGGCCTTCGGTGAGCGCCTCGAACCGCTGCTGTCGCCCACCCGCGACCGCGCGGCGGTGCGGGCGACGATCGAAACCGCGATGAACCGAGACATCCCGACGACGACCCTGCGCACCCACCAGCGCTCCGTTTCCCTGGCCATGAGGGAGGCGCTGCGTCTGATGGCGGCAAAGGGCAGCCGCTACCGTCTCGGCGAGGCCTCCCTCGCCAGCGTGGAGGCGAACCTCCGGAGCTTCGGCCAGGCCCTGCGGCAGGACACCCTGCTGACCGTCAGCGCGGTTCGCTCGCTGGTCGAAGCGCTCGCCTTCGTTCCCGGCCGCAAGGCGATCCTGTTCGTGAGCGACGGCCTACCCCGCCACCCCCTCGACAGCGCCGCCAAGACGATGTACGACCGCCTCGCGGGCGCTTCCCGGCAGATCGAGGGCGACGAGATGATCAGCGCCCGCGGCTCGCTCGACCTGAACGATCGCAATCACCGGCCCTTCGGCGTCGACCGGGCAGACCGCATGGGCGTGGCGACGAACATCGTCCAGGTCGACGACGGCGGCGCGTTCGCCTTCCAGACCATGGCCGCCGAACTGAGCTGCGCGGACGCCTTCGATCAACTGGCGGCACTCGCGAACACCCACCGGGTCACCTTCTACCCACTCAAGCCGCCGGTCATCGACCCGGCGATCAGCGAACTCGGCGAGAGCGCCAAGGACCGTGGCTCGATCGTCGAGCTGTCGAACGTGCGGAGCGGCCTGAACAGTCTGGCCGGCCTGACCGGCGGGCTCTCCTTCGTTTCCGATACCGGCGTCGCCGAGTTCCTGCAGTCGACCCGCACCGACATCTCGACCTACTACTCGCTCTCCTTCACGCCCCCCGACTCGATGGGCGACACCGGCATTCGCGAGATCACGCTCCGGCTGCGCCAGCGGCCTCTCGCCCGGAGCGGCTCGCTCCGCTACCGGGCGAGCTACGCGCCGGTAACGATCCAGCAGAACCTCGCCAGCCGGGCCTGGGGAACGCTGCTGTTCGGCTGGGAGGAGAACAACCACGGCATGGAGGTCCAGGTCAGGAGATCCGCGTCGCGCGAGCGGCCGGACCAGCCCGGGCACACGCCGCTGGAAGTCAGGGCCAGTCTGCCGATCGGCGACCTCGATCTCGCACCCACCCGGGCGACCCGCACCCCCGTCGCCAGCGGCTTCTTCCGCGTCGTGGTCCAGGTCCAGCGCGACGACGGCAGCCGGATGCCTCCCCAGCACTTCGACTTCGAGCTGAACGTGCCGGTCGCCGAACTCGAGCAGGCGGCAGGCCAGTACATCGCCGTCCGCAGCGAAGTGCTCCTGTCGCCGGGCTCGTACCGCCTGGCGGTCGGCATCTGGGAGGAGAACAGCGGACGGTCGTCCTTCGTGGTCCGTGAGCTGGCGGTCCAGGCCGACCCGAGCGTCGCCTGATGCGGCGTCAGCGCTGCATCCGGTAGTTCAGCTTGACGATCACCTGCCGGCCGAGGGGCACTCGGCGGTGGATCGCCTCTGCCATCCAGTTCTCGTTGTAGACGACGTACAGGTCCGATCCGGGGCGATAGATCCAGTGGAAGCGCGCGTTCACGCCGAGCAGTTCGTCGGCCGTGTTGTACTGAGCGAGCAGGTTCAGACGAAGGTTGGGGGTCCACGAGAGGTCCAACCGCTGCCGGAACTGATCGAAGCTGAAACTGCCGGCGGCAAGCGACACGTCGGTGTATGACCAGGAAGTCGAGGCGCGCAGCCGCCTCGACAGCCGCAGAGTCACGGTCGACGATGTCGACAACCAGTCGCCGTCGAGGAAGCCGCCCCAGAAGGTCAGGTTGTCGTACCAGACCGCCCGCTTGCCGCTGGTGGAAAAGCCGCCCGCGAAGCCTTCGTTGTCATACAGGCCGGTGGGAACGACGATGCCCGGGGAGATCTCGAACGGCTCGAACAACTGCTCCTTGGACCAGCGCCGGCCGAACCACAGGAACTCACCGCTCTCGGTGGCGAAGCCGAAAGGCGAGAGGGCGATTCTCTCGCTCTCCAACCGGCCGTCGCTGCTCCGTTCGAAGCGCTCGACTCCCAGGTCGGACCACCAATTGAGCAGGCCCCACTTCTCGATCCTGGGGCGCCACTCCAGGCGCGGATAGAACATCCTGAAGTCCCGCCGGAGCAGGAAACCGGCCGTCGGCTCGAAGTCCGGCTGCACCTCCACGTAGTCCGCGCTGGCGGTGAGCTCCGGCCCCTGGTAAGCAAGACCCGCGCCTCGGGTCTGGTTGTCCTCCGCTTCGGCGGCGCCCAGCCCGAGGTCGCTTTCCGCCCAAAACCCCGAGACCTCCGTCCGCTGGGTCGGCTTCAGGTCGAAGTCGAGTCCGAGCAGCCGCTCGCTGCCGTGTCCTTCCCGCCCGCGCTGGGTGAAGATGCCTCCGACCGTCGATCGCTCGCCGATGTTCCTGGTGAAACGCGCCACGCCGTACGTCGCCGCGGGCACAGCGCTCTCTCCGTCCTCCCCCGCCGGGAGGCCGGCAGAGCCGACCCCCAGAACGCCGACGTTCCAGCCCCCGGCGCGCCCCGTGAGCCGCGCACCGACGTCGATCGGCACGGTGCGACCGCCTTCGAGCCCGATCTGTCGAGAGAAGAACGGCCTCATCAGCGGCTGACCCCACGGCACCCGAGGCCGCGGCCCGAAGTCGAAGACGCCCGCGTTCTCCAGGAAGAAGTCCCGCTTCTCCGGGAAGAAGAGCGAGAACCGGGTCAGGTTGACCTGCTGGTCGTCGACCTCGACCTCGGCGAAGTCCGTGTTGTAGGTCAGGTCGAGCACCAGGGAGCGGGTAAGCCCCCATTTGAGGTCCAGTCCGCCGTCGAAGTCGTTGCTACTGCCCCCGAGGACCCGGTCGTCGCTCCGGCCGGCAACCGCGTAGGGGATGATGTCGAGTTGGCGTGACGGCCGAAGACCTCGCAATCCGCTCATCTCCCCGGCCAGCGAGACGCGGTAAACGGCAACCTGCCCGAACTGGGTCAGGTCGCTGTTGCGGCTGGCCTCGAGCGGCAGGGGCGCCCAGTGGGTCTCTTCGTTCCGGCGCCGGATCAGCCGTTGCACGTTCAGGCCCCAGACCTCGCTCTGGGGATCGAAGCGCAACGTCGAGACCGGTATCGCGATCTCCGCCACCCAGCCCTGGCCGGTCCTGCGCGCAGCCACGTCCCACACGCCGTCCCAGGCCCAGTTCACGTCCCTGCCCTCGTCGGTCAGCAGTGCATCCGTACGGGCGCCGTTCGGATTCGTCAGGAACAGGTAGGCGTTCCGCCCGTCGTGGAACGTGTCGAACAGGAGCAGAATCGAGTCGTCCTGAAACAGGTCGCTGTCCCGTTCCATCTCCTTCGCCACAATCCTCGCCGGCTCGCGGTCGTTCGCCCGCACCGCGACGTAGAGCGTGTCCGGCGTGTACGCGATGGCGAACTCCGTAGGCTCACTGGAAGGCTCTCCAGGGCGGGGCTGACGCTGGGTGAAGCCGCCTGCCCATTCAGCCTCCAGCCAGGCGGAATCGGCCAGTTCCCCGTCGACCCGCACCGGCTGCTCGATCCCGAGCGCCCGGACGCCGGGCCGGCCCTGCGAGGCGGCGGGAACGGCCGCAAGCAGTGCCATGGCGACGAGCGCGGCGAGCCGAATCATCGCGCGAGCTTAGCCCTGGACTTCCGGGGACCCGCGCACCCGCCGCGGCGCGATACGCTGCAATGCCCAAACCCGCAACGAGCGCGGCACCCGGCGACAACGCCGGCGGTGCCGATGAACCGCAGGAGACATACGATGTCCGCACGCATGCTGTTGATCGCCCTGGGCTGCGCCGGCGCGGCCGGACTCCTCACCGCCGCCGGCAACGACAAGACCTCCAACACGATGGCCTCCGCGGCGAACAACCTGCTCGCCTCCTTGAGCGACGAGCAGCGGGCGACCGTCATGCTCGACTTCGACGCCGCCGAGCGCGTCGACTGGCACTTCATCCCCAAGGAGCGCAAGGGGCTGTCGATGCTGGACATGAGCCCCGACCAGCACCACCTGCTCCACGCCCTGCTCAGCGCCTCGCTCAGCCGCACGGGCTACGGCAAGACGGCCACCGTGATGAGCCTGGAGTCCGTGCTGCGCAAGCTCGAGGAGGCTGCCGGCGCCAACCGCTTCACGTCGATGCGTGACCCCCTGCGCTACCACGTCACGTTCTTCGGCGAGCCCGGCGAGGACCGCGACTGGGGCTGGAGCTTCGAGGGACACCACGTGTCGCTCAACTTCACCGTCGTCGCCGGCGAAGCGACCGCCTCCACTCCCCTGTTCCTGGGCGCCAACCCGCACCGCGTCCCAAGCGGCCCGCGCGAAGGGCTACGCGCCCTGGGCAACGAAGAGGACCTCGCCCGCGCGCTGCTCGATTCCCTCGACAACGACCAGCGCAAGCAGGCCGTGATCGGCGCCGACGCGCCCCGCGACATCTTCACGTCGAACAAGCCGCGAGTGGAACCAGGGGAACCCGAGGGCCTGCCCGCAAGCGCCCTCCGGCCCGGCCAGCGGAGCCTCCTGGACGCCCTGATCGAAGAGTACGCTGGAAACGTTCCGCCGGACCTGGCCGGGAAGCGCCGCGCCCAGGTCGAAGCGGCCGGCGACGCGATCCACTTCGTCTGGATCGGTCCGGGCGAGCCCGGCGCGCCCCACTACTACCGCGTGCAGGCGCCGGACTTCGTCATCGAGTACGACAACGTCCAGAACCGAGCGAACCACAGCCACACCGTCTGGCGAGATTTCGACGGCGATTTCGGCCGCGATCTGCTGGCGCAGCACCACCGCGACTACAAGCACTAGGAGCCTGCGCGACAGAAGACCGGGTGCGCCGGCCTTCTGGCCGGCATCCAGCGCGAAGCGCTGGCCTGCAGCTGCGCCCGCCCACGTTGGCTGGACGCCCAAGGCTGCTACGGTAGCGCCCCCAACGACGCAGGAGACGCCATGTCAGCACCCGATCCCGGCACGCCCGAGTGGCTTGCCCAGGTCCAGGAAGAAACCGTCGACCCGTCCCGCCGGATCGTCGATCCACACCACCATCTCTGGCGGCGTCCCACCGGCGACTATCTGCTCGAAGACCTGTGGGGCGACACGGAGGCAGTCGGCTCCGACGGCGAGAGCCACAACGTCGAGAAGACCGTGTTCGTCGAGTGCCGGGCCTGCTACCGGAAGGACGGTCCGGAGCACTTGCGGTGCGTCGGTGAGACGGAATTCGTGGCGGAGAACGCCGCTGCCTCGGCCGAAGGCGATGGGGCCACGATTTCCGGCATCGTCAGCCACGCGAACCTGACCCTGGGCGAAGGCGTCGCGGAAGTGCTCGATTCCCACGAGGAGGCCGGCAACGGACTGTTCCGGGGCATCCGCCACTCCGGCGCCCGCGACCCCCACCCCGAGCACCTGCGCATCGCCGGGCGCGCGCCCGAGGGCCTCTACGCCCGCGAGGACTTCCGGCGCGGCATGAAGGTGCTGGGCGACCGCGGCCTGACCTTCGACACCTGGCACTACCACCACCAGAACCGCGACTTCGCGGCCCTGGCGCGCGCCGTGCCCGGGACGACGATGATCCTCGACCACTTCGGTACGCCGCTGGGCGTCGGCCCCTACGCCGACAGGCGCGAGGAGATCTTCGAGGCCTGGAAGGACGACATCGCCGAGATCGCCGCGTGCCCCAACGTGGTCGCCAAGATCGGTGGCCTCGCGATGCCCGACAACGGCTTCGGCTGGAGCGAACGCGCCACTCCCGCGACCTCCGACGAGCTCGTCGCCGCGCAGCGCCGCTACTACCTGCACACGATCGAGTGCTTCGGCCCGGACCGCTGCATGTTCGAGAGCAACTTCCCCGTCGACAAGCTCTCGATCCCGTACCACGCGATGTACAACGGCCTGAAGAAGATCGCGGCCGGCTTCCCGGACGACGAACAGGACGCCATGTTCTACCGGACCGCGGCCCGGGTCTACTCCTTGTGAGGCTGCGGCTCCAGGTTGGCGCCCGCGGCCTTCTGGCCGCCGCGTCCGCCTGGGGTCAGGCTCAGGAACTACTCAACTCCGGTGTACGTCCGATCGCGGCCCCAACAAGCCCTCATCCGGCGCTCGCGCCAGCAACGGCTCCCAGCGCCTGATCGAAGGTACGCACCTCTCGCACACCGCGACGGCGGCAACTGGCGAGATGGCAGAGGTCCCTGGCTCCCAGAGCTGGGTGCAGTTCGTGGAGCTGTCTGGCCAACGTCACGTCCTCGTGTTCAAGCGGCCAGACCTCAACCCTGGCTCTGGTGATCAACGACAGCGCCCGGTCGAGCGCCCGTAGTCGGGCCACTGGCAGGTAGGCATGAACCAGCTCCTGGACCACCTCAGCCGAGGTGCAAAGAGGCGTTGCATTGTCGACACAGTCCGCGAAGAACTTGCGAGCCGTGTCCCTTAGCGCGTGCGGACGGCCTACCGCGTACATGAACACGTTCGTGTCAACGAAGATCACGTACTGGAAGCGCCCCGTCTACGCGACTCATCGATGACCGCGAGGTGTTCGCCCCACTCCGGTTCGGCATCGGGGCCTTCGATCGCATCGCAGCCCTGGAAGAACGCCTCGAGGTCCTCTGGCGTCTCGAACGGATCGGATCGCTGCCCTGCAGCCAGCCGCTGATGTGCGGCCGCCCTCAACCACGCGCTCAGCGTCATGCCCTCCCTCCTGGCCTGATGGACGAACCTGTCTCGGTCCTCATCCGGGATCAGTAACTGCACTCTGGCCATTCTCCTCTGCGCCTCGTCCATCAGTATGTGTATGGAGCATACACACGACAGCTATCCACGTCTACTTCAAAGACGACTCAGGCGCTATCGACTTAGACGTAGACGGGCGCCGATCTTCGGTCTCGCAACGCCCTCCCAAAGCGTCCGAAGCCACATCCGCGGCCGCTGAGCCGCGACCACCGGCAACGTCCAGCCCGGGCGAGCGCCGGAAGGCCGTCCCAGCGGGCTGGAGGCAAGCGTCTCCCCATGCCGCTCCACGCACCTCGAAAGCCACGCAGCGCAGCCGACCGAAGCGAGCGCCGACACCCCACCAACCAGGAAAGCGCGAGCGGCCGCAGGGACGGCCTTCCGGCGCTCGCCCGGGCGGGTGTAGCCGACGCCGCCGCGCCCTCGCGCCGCTGGTGACGCCAACTAATTCGCGGCGCTCTCCTCCTCGGTGTACCGCCGCAGTTCGGCGCGGCCGACGACGAGGTGATGGACCTCGTCCGGGCCGTCCGCGATGCGTAGCGTCCGCTGACCGGTGTACATGTCGGCAAGCGGCGTCCACTGCGAGACGCCGGTGGCGCCGTGCATCTGGATCGCCTGGTCGATGATCTGGCAGGTGCGCTCGGGGATCATCGCCTTGACGGCGTGGACCCACACCCGCGCCTCGCGGTTGCCGAGAACGTCCATCGCCTTGGCGGCGCGCAGGACCATGAGACGCATCGCCTCGATGTCGATGCGGGCGCGCGACACGACCTCGATGTTCTTGCCGAGCTGGATGATCGGCCGGCCGAAGGCCTCGCGGGACATGCCGCGCTTGACCATCAGGTCCAGGGCCTTCTCCGCCTGGCCCACGGACCGCATGCAGTGGTGGATGCGGCCCGGACCCAGCCGGAGCTGGGAGATCTCGAAACCGCGGCCCTCGCCGAGCAGGATGTTCTCCTTCGGCACGCGCACGTTGTCCAGCTTGATGTGCATGTGGCCGTGGGGCGCGTGGTCGTGGCCGAAGACCTTCATCGGCCCCAGGACATTCACACCCGGGGTGTCCATCGGCACCAGGATCTGGGACTGCTGGCGGTGCGCCGGCCCGCCCGGGCTGGTCTTGACCATGCAGATCATGATCTTGCAGCGCGGGTCGCCGGCGCCGGAGATGTAGTACTTCTCGCCCTGGATCAGCCACTCGTCGCCATCGAGGGTCGCGCGTGTGCCGATGTTCTTCGCGTCCGAAGAGGCCAGGTTCGGCTCCGTCATGCCGAAGCAGGATCGGATCTCGCCGTTGAGCAGCGGCTCCAGCCACTTCTCCTTCTGCTCTTCCGTGCCGACGCGCTCGAGCACTTCCATGTTGCCGGTGTCCGGGGCGCTGCAGTTCATGCACTGCGAGGCGAGCGGGTTCTTGCCCAGTTCCTGGGCGATGTAGGCGTAGTCGAGGTTCTTCAGGCCTTCGCCCGTCTCGGCGTCCGGCAGGAAGAAGTTCCACAGGCCCATCTCCCTGGCCTTCGCCTTGGCGCCGTCGAGCAGCTCCAACTGCCCCTCGCCGTAGCTCCAGCGGTCCTCCCGCCCTTCGCCGCGGCGGTAGTACTCCTCGGTGATCGGCTCGACGTAGTCGGCCATGAAGTTCTTGACCTTCGTCAGAAGCGGCTTGGCCCCCTCGGACATCGAAAGGTCGTACAACTCGGCGTCGATGCCGAACGGATCGAGATCGGGCATGGCTCTCTTGCTCCTTCTCCCAGAAAGACAGGGCTCTGTGATTTGAGGCCGTGAAGCTATCGCAGCCGGCCGGCAGACGCCACAGTCCGGGCGTCCCGGTCGCCACTTCGGACGGCCGCCTGATTCAAGAACCGGAATCCGGGATCCGAATCATGGATCCGCCGGATCCAGAGCCTCGTAGGAGATCCGTCCAGGGCAGTGAATTGCCATCTTGGAACGTCTGAGAGCCAACCAGGGTCCGAAATCCAGAAACCCGCGCGGGAACAACACCAAACGGCTTGATCCGGTGCCTCGCCGCCCTTCGTCACAACAACTGGCATCCGCCTTGCTCAACGGACTTGCGCCCCACAACAGGAGGGACCTTCCGTGTTGTCACATCTTCAAACCGAGCACCGAAAAAACCGCACCGGCCTGAGCCGAAGCGCGGTCCTCGGTCTATGCGCCGCTCTGGCGCTTGCTTTCCTGGCCGCCCCGACGGCCGCTCAACTCACGGGCCGGCTGGCCGGACAGGTCATGGACGCCGACGGCACAGCGCTTCCCGGCGTCACGGTAACCGTCAACTCGCCCAACCTGATGGGCTCTCGAACCGACTTCGCGAACGCCGACGGCGGCTTCAGTTTCCCCAGCCTGCCGCCGGGCGTCTACACCGTCGAAGCCGAGTTGGATGGCTTCATCCCGCAACAACGGACCGAGGTCGAGGTCCGACTGAACCGCGTCACCGAAATCCACTTCTCGATGCCTGCGGGCGAGTTCGGTGAAGAAGTGATGGTCGTCGCCGAAACTCCCGTAGTCGATCCCGAACAGGTGTCGACCTCGCAAACATTCGGCGCCGAGTACCTCAAGAAAGCCTCTATCGGCTCGGCCAACCGGAGCTACCAGAGTGTGCTGACCGACGTCGGCGGCGTCGCGGGCGGATCGAACCCGAACGTCTTCGGCTCGACTCTGGGCGAAAACTCCTTCGTCGTGGACGGCGTGAACACGACGGATCCGGTCACAGCGACCTGGAACATCAACATGAACTTCGACACGGTCCAGGAGATCAACTTCGAGACCAGCGGATTCGAGGCTCGCTACGGAAACGCGACCGGCGGCGTGGTCAACGTCGTCACGAAGTCCGGCGGCAACTCGTTCTCGGGCAGTCTGGACGTGCGCTACCGCGACACGGACTTCAACACCAGCGGCGAACACTTCGACACGGACGACAACGTCGTCGAGTTCCAGGAGACGGCCGCCACACTTGGCGGTCCGATCCGCCGGGACGAACTCTGGTTCTTCGCCGCGGCCAACCCGGTGAGATCGAAGAACACCCCCACCGAGTCGCCGGCCACCCGCGACTTCGAAGGCATGAACCTCAACGGCAAGCTGACGTGGCAGGCCAGCCCGGAGTGGCAGCTCACCGGCCGGTACATCGGCGAAGACGCAACGATCACCAACGCGAACGCTTCCCGCTCCGTGGCGCCGGAAGCCACCCGCTACCAGGAGCAGCCGAAGACAATTCTCGGCGTTGACGCGCTCGGACTGTTGACCTCGAACCTGCAGTGGCACATCAAGGCCGGGACGGTCCGCGGCGAGCTGAACTCGTTCCCGCAGAGCCGCGACTTCGACACGATCGGTCACGTCGACTCCTTCGGCGACGGCTCGCGTTCGGTGAACTACACGAACCAGCAGTTCTCGACCCGCGACCGGGACGACCTAACGACGAATCTGGTCTGGTTCACCGATGGCGCCGCGGGCGACCACGAAGTCGAGGTGGGTGTGGAGTACGCCAGCAACTTCTTCGCCACCCAGAACAACGCCACCGGAGGCGGTTACTCGTTTGGCGACCGTTTCGGCGCGCCCTACACGCTCCTCTTTTCGCCCATCGAGTCGCCGGCCGAGAACGACGGCAGGCAGTTCACCGCGTACGTCCAGGACACATGGCGCGTACTGCCGAACCTGACGCTCAAGCTCGGTCTGCGCCACGATGAAGTCGCGTTCGAGAACGACATCGGCAACGAGGTGGCGGCCCTGTCCAAGCTGCAGCCGCGGTTCGGGATTGCCTGGGATATCGGCGGCGACGCCAGGACAGTCGCTCGCGCAAACTGGGGCCGCTTCATGCACCCGAACGCCCTCACGCTGCCGAGCTTCGCGAGGGTCAACCAGTTCCCGACGGTCCGCTGGATCTCCTGCTCGTCGTTCCGGCCGCAACTGGGCGCGAACTGCCGCGACGCGTACCCCGGTGAACAAACAGTCGGCGGCCTGACCTTCTCGAACTGGATCGCCGACCCTGCAGGGTTTGATCCGAACGGCTGGTTCTACAACAGGGTGTTCTCGAGTACCGCGAGCAGGATCTCGGCCGCGCTCGAGCCGACCTACGCCGACCAGTGGAGCGTCGGCGTCGAACGCGAACTGACCCGACGCACATCGATCGGCCTGACCTACATCACCAAGGAGACCCTGGACATCTTCGAAGACACCTGCAATGGCAACCTGCCGGCGCCGGCCGCCGGGGCGGACTGCGATTTCTACGTCATGGCGAACCTGCCGGGACTGGTGCGCGACTACAGCGGCTTCGTCCTCGACTTCGAGTCCCGCTTCACGGACTGGTTCCACGTTCTCGCTTCGTACACGAACTCCCAGTCCGAAGGAAACGTCGGCTATACGCAGAACGCCGGGGTCGATTTCGACATCTATCCGGACCACTTCGAGAACACGTACGGGTATCTCTCGGACCACCGGAGGCACCGGGTCAAGGTGAACGGCTTCGTCGATCTGCCGCTCGACTTCGGGCTGGCGGTCGAGGGTTTCTGGTCGTCCGCGGGCGTCTACGCGCCGACGGTAGCATCCGAGACCTACGGCCGTATCTTCACGGAGCCGCGCGGCAGCCGGGAAGCGAACGACCGCTACGGCATGGACGTCCAGGTATCGAAGGGCTTCATCTTCGGACGCGACCTGCGCTTCGAGCTGATCGGCGCGGTGTTCAACGTCTTCGACGAAGAGCAGGTCACGACGGTCTGCACACGAGTCGAGGGTTGCGCGGGCGGCCTGGATCTGGATGCAGCCACGGCGTACGTGCAGCCGCGGCGCTTCGAAGCGGGAATCCGTTTCGAGTTCTAGTAGCCATGTAGCCGTTCGCTAGCCCGTCAGTGGGCAGCGGACGGCCAGGGTCCGGCGTCTCAAAAGGGGCGAGGCGCCGGGCCCTATCCCACCTCCACGGCGGAAGCACGACTCAGGTCGCGCAGCGGGCCGGCCTGCTCTTCGCTCAGGCCGTGGACCCGCAACAACAACCGACCGTTCGCGACGTGGTGGTCCAGATCCGAAGCCCGGCCACGGCCACTCCGGATCGCCCGGCCCGGGAGCAGGCCACCCTCCCAGAGCACGCGCAGGACGGTCATGATGATCAGCCCGAGCGCCGTGCCCTCGTACGTCACCACGCCTATTGGCGGCCCGGCGACGATCGACATGCCGCCGGTGGGCAGCGGATAGGCCAGCGCCGTGCCGGCCGCCAGGCCGAAGGCGGTGAGGCCGCCGAGGACCGCGCCGGACAGGGCGAACAGCAACACACGGGACTTCAGCTTCGGCAGCGGCAGTTCGCCTTCTTCCAGCGGCGCCGGACTCCGCACTTCGACCTGCGAGGCCGCGACGCCCGACTCGAGCGCGGCTTCGACGACCGCCCGCACGTCCTCGACGCGCTCGTAGGCGGCTTCGACCACATGCCGCTCTGCGGCCGCCGTCATGCCCCACCTCCGCCAGGTACCGGTGCCGCCGTCCCCGAGGTCGCCGCGGCGTCCGAAGTCGCACCACCCGCTTCGCCACTTCCCCCGTGCCGCCAGCCCTCCCGCATCTCCCAGACGGAAACGATCGGCAGCAACTGAGTGAACGTGAAGTAGAGGCAGGCGAAGACACCGACCGCTCCGATCATGATCCCGAGTTCCACCCAGCTCGGCATGTAGTCGCCGATGCTGTAGGCCAGCCGCGGCGTCGACAGGGCCGGCACGACGATCAGGAACCGTTCGAGCCACATGCCGACGAGCACGCCGCAGCCGA
Above is a window of Acidobacteriota bacterium DNA encoding:
- a CDS encoding acyl-CoA dehydrogenase family protein, producing the protein MPDLDPFGIDAELYDLSMSEGAKPLLTKVKNFMADYVEPITEEYYRRGEGREDRWSYGEGQLELLDGAKAKAREMGLWNFFLPDAETGEGLKNLDYAYIAQELGKNPLASQCMNCSAPDTGNMEVLERVGTEEQKEKWLEPLLNGEIRSCFGMTEPNLASSDAKNIGTRATLDGDEWLIQGEKYYISGAGDPRCKIMICMVKTSPGGPAHRQQSQILVPMDTPGVNVLGPMKVFGHDHAPHGHMHIKLDNVRVPKENILLGEGRGFEISQLRLGPGRIHHCMRSVGQAEKALDLMVKRGMSREAFGRPIIQLGKNIEVVSRARIDIEAMRLMVLRAAKAMDVLGNREARVWVHAVKAMIPERTCQIIDQAIQMHGATGVSQWTPLADMYTGQRTLRIADGPDEVHHLVVGRAELRRYTEEESAAN
- a CDS encoding TonB-dependent receptor, yielding MLSHLQTEHRKNRTGLSRSAVLGLCAALALAFLAAPTAAQLTGRLAGQVMDADGTALPGVTVTVNSPNLMGSRTDFANADGGFSFPSLPPGVYTVEAELDGFIPQQRTEVEVRLNRVTEIHFSMPAGEFGEEVMVVAETPVVDPEQVSTSQTFGAEYLKKASIGSANRSYQSVLTDVGGVAGGSNPNVFGSTLGENSFVVDGVNTTDPVTATWNINMNFDTVQEINFETSGFEARYGNATGGVVNVVTKSGGNSFSGSLDVRYRDTDFNTSGEHFDTDDNVVEFQETAATLGGPIRRDELWFFAAANPVRSKNTPTESPATRDFEGMNLNGKLTWQASPEWQLTGRYIGEDATITNANASRSVAPEATRYQEQPKTILGVDALGLLTSNLQWHIKAGTVRGELNSFPQSRDFDTIGHVDSFGDGSRSVNYTNQQFSTRDRDDLTTNLVWFTDGAAGDHEVEVGVEYASNFFATQNNATGGGYSFGDRFGAPYTLLFSPIESPAENDGRQFTAYVQDTWRVLPNLTLKLGLRHDEVAFENDIGNEVAALSKLQPRFGIAWDIGGDARTVARANWGRFMHPNALTLPSFARVNQFPTVRWISCSSFRPQLGANCRDAYPGEQTVGGLTFSNWIADPAGFDPNGWFYNRVFSSTASRISAALEPTYADQWSVGVERELTRRTSIGLTYITKETLDIFEDTCNGNLPAPAAGADCDFYVMANLPGLVRDYSGFVLDFESRFTDWFHVLASYTNSQSEGNVGYTQNAGVDFDIYPDHFENTYGYLSDHRRHRVKVNGFVDLPLDFGLAVEGFWSSAGVYAPTVASETYGRIFTEPRGSREANDRYGMDVQVSKGFIFGRDLRFELIGAVFNVFDEEQVTTVCTRVEGCAGGLDLDAATAYVQPRRFEAGIRFEF
- a CDS encoding DUF3341 domain-containing protein translates to MTAAAERHVVEAAYERVEDVRAVVEAALESGVAASQVEVRSPAPLEEGELPLPKLKSRVLLFALSGAVLGGLTAFGLAAGTALAYPLPTGGMSIVAGPPIGVVTYEGTALGLIIMTVLRVLWEGGLLPGRAIRSGRGRASDLDHHVANGRLLLRVHGLSEEQAGPLRDLSRASAVEVG